Sequence from the Nostoc sp. PCC 7120 = FACHB-418 genome:
TAACAGCAGGAGGAACTATCTTATCTACCCTATTGCAAATAATAAATATTGGCATGAGTGCTAGTACAAATCATCATGTCAAAGGCATGACGATAGTTCAACTCCAAGATGGGTCTATTTCACCTGGTAAATTTGCTGCTCCCAACGAACGCGAAGCCGAAACTATCAAACGCTTTATCTCAGATAGCATGATTAAAATGTTCGGCTGGAACGGAATAATCGAAGCAACAGAAAATGGCGAAAATGTCACTAAACCTGATAGGGGAATAGATATTCAAACAACAAAAAATAGTAGAAAAAAAATTCCTACTAGAGCCTGGGAAGCTGCATTTGCACTATCTGAAAATCAAGATTTCCGGGCAAATTTTCTTAAGAAATTAGCAGAAATCGTTCCAAGTGGTGTATTTAACGGTGAAGTTCAAGTTTCACTCGTCACCCGCCATATCTCTGAACCCAGAAAAATTAAGGATGGACAGTGGGAAGTCGATTATATTGCTACACTCGTCAGCTTTAATAGGAACGAAAACCAAGGCAAAGGAATCGCCTTTAACAAAACAATCACTGTTGAAGCTGTCGATACTCCCAAGTTACCAAATAAGCCAACTGAACTCGATAAGAAAATTTATTTAGTACGAGAACCAGGTTTAGAAATTACTCAAATTGTTGATTATAACCTCGGCAAGAAATAAAAATCATTAATCAAGCATAGAACTATGTTACAGCTAGAACATGAGGCTTCCAATAAACATATATCTTCCGTAAATAGTCTTTTACCAATCGATAGTGCAGAAGAAGATGAAGTTGAAAATTCACAATTTGAGGTGGTTGAAGAAGATGAAACTGAAGTAGAAGACCCCGCGTTAATCCAAACTAAACACGACTTTGTTACATCTCCCTGGTCAAGATTAGGAATTATTGGTGGTGCATTCGGAGCTGGGTTTCTAGTTATATTTGTTGTCCTCAACGGCATAATGAATGGGAGTGGTAAAAACGCCAAAAAACCAGAATTAACTACTACTCCAACTCCCACAGTTGCCGCATCTGAGAAAAAAGAAGGTGATGTTTATGCCAAGCTTGCTCTCGCCAAGCAACAGGAAGAACTTGATGCACTAAATGGTCAAGCTAACACAGAAGACAAAGAGGAGAAAAAGGAAACTACTGAAGAACAATCCAAAAACCAAGAGAAAACCCGTTCTATTCGACAACGAAGGGTAGTTGCTCAAGAAACTCCCCCTAATTCCAGAAGACGTGTATACCGAGAAGAAACACCCGAACCTGTTAGACCAACACGTAGAGTAGTGGCCTCACAGCCAATACCACCTCTACGTCCTAGCGCTCCTCTGCCAAAATTTGCCAAACAAACAGTTGCCAGCAACCAGAGTGTCGCCAAAGATCCAATAGCTGAACTCGAACGCCTGCGTAACCTGGGTTCGGTTGGTCGAGTTGAGTATATGCTAGCCAGTACCACTGTCAGTGAACCTACAAACACGACAGTACCAGAAGTTACAGCTAAAACTGAAGAAACATTACGCCCAGCAGAACAAAATAGCGATCGCTCTCGTCGTCGCCGTAGCCGACGCAGCGAGAATACCGAAACAGTTACCAATACCCCTAATCAAATTGAAGAACTGCGCCCGCGTTGGCAACCTGTAACCACAAACGACAGTACTCCAGAGTATAGCAATACTGATGACAAAGATAACAATCAAGCCGTGCCAGTTATTTATAGCTTCTCGGTAAAAGAACCACAAACCATCTCAGAACTTGACAAAGAAAAGACCGTAGAATCCAGTTTTGCTAGTAATAAAGGAAACAACTCCACTCAGCAAGTCGAACAAGTTGCAAATAACTACCTGCCAGAAGAAGCACAGATACTCCAAGAAACACAACCGCAGTATCTAGTTGTCGGTTCGTTTGCAAGTGCAACCCTGGTAACTCCGCTCGTTATGCCCCAAACCAGTAATAACGCTCGTTCCCAAGAACAGACAAATACATTACGGTTTGTCGCCCGGTTGGACGAGCCGCTTTATAGCAATACTGGGGAAATAGCCATTCCCGCAGGAACACAGGTAACTATCGCTATGATTTCGGTTGATAGCACATCAGGTGTGCGTGCCGAAGTCACGGCCATCCTCAAGGACGGAACCGAATACCCTCTATCACCTGGAACGATATCAGTCCTGGGAGAGGCGGGTTCGCCCCTAATCGCCAGACCTTACGACGACAAGGGATCTGAAATTGCCAAATATGATGCCACATTAGGGACAATAGCTGGTCTTGCGAAAGTAGGGGAAATTATTAACCAGCCAGATGAAGAAGTCACAGAAGATTTGCCTTTAGGTGGGACAAGAACCCGCAGCCGCAATAACAACCGGAACCTGGGAGCTGCTTTCCTTGAAGGTGCTTTTGGCAAACTTGGCGAAACAGTCAGCAAGCGTACAGAACGTGCTACTGACGAAATCAACCGCCGTCCCAATGTTTGGTATGTGCCTAAAG
This genomic interval carries:
- a CDS encoding TrbI/VirB10 family protein, whose protein sequence is MLQLEHEASNKHISSVNSLLPIDSAEEDEVENSQFEVVEEDETEVEDPALIQTKHDFVTSPWSRLGIIGGAFGAGFLVIFVVLNGIMNGSGKNAKKPELTTTPTPTVAASEKKEGDVYAKLALAKQQEELDALNGQANTEDKEEKKETTEEQSKNQEKTRSIRQRRVVAQETPPNSRRRVYREETPEPVRPTRRVVASQPIPPLRPSAPLPKFAKQTVASNQSVAKDPIAELERLRNLGSVGRVEYMLASTTVSEPTNTTVPEVTAKTEETLRPAEQNSDRSRRRRSRRSENTETVTNTPNQIEELRPRWQPVTTNDSTPEYSNTDDKDNNQAVPVIYSFSVKEPQTISELDKEKTVESSFASNKGNNSTQQVEQVANNYLPEEAQILQETQPQYLVVGSFASATLVTPLVMPQTSNNARSQEQTNTLRFVARLDEPLYSNTGEIAIPAGTQVTIAMISVDSTSGVRAEVTAILKDGTEYPLSPGTISVLGEAGSPLIARPYDDKGSEIAKYDATLGTIAGLAKVGEIINQPDEEVTEDLPLGGTRTRSRNNNRNLGAAFLEGAFGKLGETVSKRTERATDEINRRPNVWYVPKDTKITIKVDRSIKL